DNA from Eucalyptus grandis isolate ANBG69807.140 chromosome 5, ASM1654582v1, whole genome shotgun sequence:
GGAACTGCTCAAGCTCAGGGCTCCGATGAagcaagaggaggaggatgacAACAACGACAACGACTTAGTTGAATACTGTAAAGTTTGTGATGAGGAAATAGAAGCTCCAATTCCGGTTTTCCATTGTGACCGCTGCAAGTACATTGCTCATGTGAAATGCTTATTCTCACAGGTACGTAAATGTGACGTTCGGAATACTTGTCAGATTCCTCTGTTGTGTTTGCTCTAGCTTTCCTGATTTATTCTTATCCAGTAGCAAGCTATAttgttcttccatttttttgtcTTGACTTGTGGGATTATCTAATTGCCTGCTGCGTCGGCTCTCAAACAAGATCCATGGAGTCTTAAGCATCGTCATATTATGTCACATCATCTCATGAAAATGAAAGGCACTTGAATTGACTCGAAGGGGGAAAAAGACACTAAAATTGGTAACACCGCCTGGAATTAGTTTCACCGTTAAACTATATACTTTCTCTTCCTTGATGACCTCATCGGATTTGCTACTTTTATCTCACACGTTGCCTGTTGAACTTGTTAAATCTGTGATTGAGATGGTTTTAGCTTTGCAAGTTCGCACGAGGTTTGTATTTACAGTAGTCATCTGAATCATTAAACATGGGACTAGATATGCATAGGATCctatgaattttcaatttacatGTCTTCGATAAGGaacttttttcttcctctattaCCAGTCATTGGATCAATACTTCTTTCAAGAACGAggatccattttctttttgttggtttgGTAGTCCTTTAATTCATTCTGTGCCACCGTCCTATTTTGGACAATTAGTTTTGTAATGTTTTTCAATGAAGGCAAAGCGTGTAGGGATGAAGTTGAAGATTGCATCTACAGAAGCACAAGATGGTGAGAAAGAAGTTAAGTTAGATactgaggaggagaaagagcaCGTTCGAACATTTGGAGATTTTGTTAAATCTTTCAAATATAGGGAAAAATCGGAATTGGAGGATGTCTGCAAAAAAAGAGTGGCAGAAATTATTAAAGTACTAGCCTGGCGAAAGAATGTCGAGTGTAGCTTTAGCAATTCAAATTCACCCTTTCTGGACGAGGCGTTCTTGGAGTTCAGGAATAATCTTCAACTTGGCATCGAACACTCTACTTCGCTTGCAGTGGCATCTGAAAATGACAGGATTGTTGAGATGGTAGAGTATAAGGTGACCCAGAAGCTGGCACCTGTCCTAGAAGAGGTGTTCGCAAATTACGGAGATGTTAGCGCAGAAGCCATAATTAGTTCAAAGGCGAAGAACATGGTCTTCATCATGTTGTGCGGCACCATATACAGCATGGCCACTACCAAAATAGCCGATGTCTCAGAGAGTTTGCTATACAACTGGTGGAAGTACATTATTTTCGTGCATCTGTCAAAGTTCAAGATCCAGTTTGCCATTGATCGGTTGAAAGTGGTCATGCGTGCTCATTACAATCTCCAGGATAGGAACAACTCCGTAgcgaaaacagaaaaaaagatcaCGGATCTTTCTGAGGAGATCAAGGTAAATAAGAAGA
Protein-coding regions in this window:
- the LOC104443656 gene encoding uncharacterized protein LOC104443656, with amino-acid sequence MGYNHPSHPKHALVICAKGDYEQAHCTACNARCTGMTYGCKECNFFIHYSCLDLPGKVSHPSHPTHPLGLISEPAPFTCAVCLTQRGGFRFRCLDPACFFTIDVRCALPSPLIVLHSHRHLLRFFDQVGGETVEPRLCDTCHQPCQSSVMCCLKVDCHFALHLLCGCSSCLFQHPSCHRELLKLRAPMKQEEEDDNNDNDLVEYCKVCDEEIEAPIPVFHCDRCKYIAHVKCLFSQAKRVGMKLKIASTEAQDGEKEVKLDTEEEKEHVRTFGDFVKSFKYREKSELEDVCKKRVAEIIKVLAWRKNVECSFSNSNSPFLDEAFLEFRNNLQLGIEHSTSLAVASENDRIVEMVEYKVTQKLAPVLEEVFANYGDVSAEAIISSKAKNMVFIMLCGTIYSMATTKIADVSESLLYNWWKYIIFVHLSKFKIQFAIDRLKVVMRAHYNLQDRNNSVAKTEKKITDLSEEIKVNKKKLKELETKLEKKKMKVKRERGELPVDENLMEAYSNNASAWKWEL